In Massilistercora timonensis, the following are encoded in one genomic region:
- the ispD gene encoding 2-C-methyl-D-erythritol 4-phosphate cytidylyltransferase — MKKKHCTAIVLSAGQGKRMGASVQKQYIELKGNPLICYTLAAFQESQVIDDIILVVGEGQEDYVYDQIVQKYHFYKVRAIVRGGEERYASVWQGLKIIKNGAVPEVYPDGYIFIHDGARPFVDEGILKRAYETVDQYRACVAGMPSKDTVKLADENGFARVTPDRRDVWTIQTPQVFESRLIIDAYDALMKQENVQVTDDAMVVEQTSDVPVKLFEGSYENIKITTPEDLEIAEVFLKRRFETALD; from the coding sequence ATGAAGAAGAAGCATTGCACGGCCATTGTGCTGTCGGCGGGACAGGGCAAACGGATGGGAGCCTCTGTACAGAAACAGTATATTGAATTGAAGGGGAATCCTCTGATCTGCTACACGTTGGCGGCGTTCCAGGAATCGCAGGTCATTGACGATATCATCCTGGTGGTTGGAGAAGGCCAGGAGGACTATGTCTACGACCAGATCGTGCAGAAATATCATTTCTATAAGGTGCGGGCCATTGTAAGAGGCGGAGAGGAGCGGTATGCTTCTGTATGGCAGGGGCTGAAAATCATTAAGAACGGAGCGGTCCCGGAAGTCTATCCGGACGGCTACATCTTTATCCACGACGGGGCAAGGCCCTTTGTGGATGAGGGGATCCTTAAGAGAGCCTATGAGACGGTGGATCAGTACCGGGCCTGCGTGGCGGGAATGCCCAGCAAAGATACGGTGAAGCTGGCAGATGAAAATGGATTTGCCCGTGTGACACCAGACCGGCGGGATGTGTGGACGATCCAGACGCCCCAGGTATTTGAGAGCAGGCTGATCATCGATGCGTATGACGCTTTGATGAAGCAGGAAAATGTCCAGGTGACGGACGACGCGATGGTGGTGGAGCAGACCAGCGATGTCCCGGTGAAACTTTTTGAGGGTTCCTATGAGAACATCAAGATCACCACTCCGGAAGACCTGGAGATCGCGGAGGTCTTTCTGAAAAGACGTTTTGAAACCGCCCTGGATTAG